The following coding sequences lie in one Epinephelus lanceolatus isolate andai-2023 chromosome 24, ASM4190304v1, whole genome shotgun sequence genomic window:
- the hpxb gene encoding hemopexin, translated as MELISKTLFLCLALTLASGLPVPTDDHADDHAHEGLPDRCEGLEFDAITPDEKGNTFFFKGGHIWMGFHGPAHLSNESFKELDDIHHIGHVDAAFRMHSTDPNAEDHDHIYFFLDDKVFSYYNHTLEEGYPKEMHDDFPHVPDHLDSAVECPKGECTTDSVLFFKGHDVHVFDIATKTVKTKTWDHLPVCTSALRWLEHYYCFHGHNFTRFHPVTGEISGSDYPKDARRYFMKCANFSHGGDYTIPKCSDVKLDAITTDDAGKSYFFSGSIYMRLDTHRDGLHAFPITRTWKEVGHGVDAVFSYNDKLYLIKDDQVYIYKAAAQYTLIEGYPKTLKEELGIEGHVDAAFVCNAEHTVHIIQEQHVRDVDLTTTPRAVTQDRPLPLSGIDAATCDSQGIKLYKGSQYYSFDNIMLMTMAKVIPEAHPITNEQMGCKD; from the exons ATGGAGCTGATCTCCAAAACTCTGTTTCTGTGCCTAGCACTTACCCTCGCCAGTGGACTACCTGT GCCCACAGACGACCACGCAGACGACCACGCACATG AGGGTCTACCAGACCGATGTGAAGGTCTTGAGTTTGATGCCATCACTCCTGATGAGAAAGGAAACACTTTCTTCTTCAAAG gtGGCCACATATGGATGGGTTTCCATGGTCCAGCTCATCTCTCCAACGAGTCCTTTAAGGAGCTTGATGACATTCATCACATCGGCCATGTTGATGCTGCTTTCCGCATGCACAGTACAGATCCCAATGCAGAAGACCATGATCACATCTATTTCTTCCTG GATGACAAAGTGTTCAGCTATTACAACCACACTCTGGAGGAGGGCTATCCAAAAGAGATGCATGATGATTTTCCTCATGTCCCCGATCACCTGGATTCTGCTGTGGAGTGTCCCAAAGGAGAGTGCACTACCGACTCAGTTCTGTTCTTCAAGG GACATGATGTGCATGTTTTTGATATTGCCACAAAGACAGTGAAGACCAAGACATGGGACCACCTGCCAGTCTGCACCTCTGCCTTACGCTGGCTGGAGCACTACTATTGTTTCCATGGACACAACTTCACCAGGTTCCACCCAGTGACCGGAGAGATTAGCGGTAGTGACTACCCCAAGGACGCCCGCAGATACTTCATGAAGTGCGCCAACTTTA GTCATGGAGGTGACTATACAATCCCAAAATGCAGTGACGTCAAATTAGATGCCATCACCACTGATGATGCCGGCAAAAGTTATTTCTTTTCAg GCTCCATCTACATGCGTCTGGACACCCACCGTGACGGCCTGCACGCCTTCCCAATCACCAGGACGTGGAAGGAGGTGGGACACGGGGTGGACGCCGTCTTTTCCTACAATGACAAACTCTACTTGATTAAG GATGATCAGGTTTACATCTACAAAGCAGCTGCTCAGTACACCCTGATTGAAGGCTATCCTAAAACCCTGAAGGAGGAACTTGGCATTGAGGGACATGTGGATGCTGCTTTTGTCTGCAATGCTGAACACACAGTGCATATAATCCAAG AACAGCATGTTCGTGATGTCGACCTAACTACCACACCCAGGGCTGTGACTCAGGACCGGCCCTTGCCCTTGTCCGGCATTGACGCTGCTACATGCGATTCTCAAGGAATAAAACTGTACAAGGGCTCACAATATTACAGCTTTGACAATATCATGTTAATGACTATGGCCAAAGTGATCCCTGAGGCCCACCCTATTACCAATGAACAAATGGGATGTAAAGATTAG